A genomic segment from Triticum dicoccoides isolate Atlit2015 ecotype Zavitan chromosome 1A, WEW_v2.0, whole genome shotgun sequence encodes:
- the LOC119279365 gene encoding F-box/FBD/LRR-repeat protein At1g13570-like, whose translation MDHGSSPTKICKSVVDEDIISNLPEALRDKILCCLPIKEAVGTCLLSRTWRYTWASMTELMFRRADFASGNDSADDDRRFLKFTDMFLFLHNGPILKFCLNTVANEMVSTGGHLYRWMLMLSRNKIKEIQLQTSIRDSYKVPSSFFSCDELEYVYLRACVFTSLHLPPPSKGFKQLHTLRLEYVTVEGNSLGDLVASCPNLEKLNIRGLCSQSNINIRSTKLKVLKIEGWFTHLNLHAPYLTSVWIRLELSSDTDGASTTRCNFNLSPFIASLSDVETIRFHGHILECVEREFLILKQPKLFNRLTEISLEINLGDLKEANFALYLFQHAPNLRFFKLKLISRNSMVPRVHFWESIDRDVCLFQNVEVVGLFDFTGSFAEFGFLKLLLEDAPVLRKVGIIDKGLDRTVLKNLLKLRRASKDAEILILEACFPH comes from the exons ATGGACCATGGGAGTTCCCCAACGAAGATATGTAAGTCTGTTGTGGATGAAGATATCATCAGCAATCTACCCGAAGCTCTCAGAGACAAAATCCTTTGTTGTCTGCCAATAAAAGAAGCTGTTGGAACATGCCTCTTGTCAAGGACTTGGAGGTACACATGGGCTTCAATGACCGAACTGATGTTCAGGAGAGCTGATTTCGCTTCAGGAAATGATAGTGCAGACGATGACCGCAGATTTCTTAAGTTCACTGATATGTTTCTCTTCCTCCACAACGGCCCAATTCTGAAGTTTTGCCTGAATACCGTAGCGAATGAAATGGTATCCACTGGAGGACACCTTTACCGTTGGATGCTTATGCTGTCAAGAAATAAGATTAAGGAGATTCAACTTCAGACAAGTATACGTGACAGTTACAAGGTCCCGTCTAGTTTTTTCTCCTGCGATGAACTAGAATATGTGTATCTGCGAGCTTGTGTTTTCACTAGTTTACATTTGCCACCTCCATCTAAAGGCTTCAAACAATTGCATACTCTTCGTCTAGAATATGTTACCGTGGAAGGAAACAGTTTAGGGGATTTAGTAGCGAGTTGCCCGAATTTGGAGAAACTTAATATTCGTGGATTGTGCAGCCAATCCAATATAAATATTCGTTCAACAAAGCTCAAGGTGCTAAAAATTGAAGGCTGGTTTACACACCTCAATCTGCATGCTCCTTATCTTACTTCCGTATGGATCAGACTGGAACTGAGTTCTGACACAGATGGTGCTTCGACAACCAGATGCAACTTCAATCTTTCTCCATTTATTGCTTCTCTTTCAGATGTTGAGACTATTAGGTTTCATGGACACATCCTTGAG TGCGTAGAACGTGAATTTCTGATTCTCAAGCAGCCAAAATTATTCAACCGGCTGACAGAGATAAGCCTGGAGATCAATCTCGGTGATCTCAAGGAAGCAAATTTTGCCTTGTACTTATTTCAGCATGCCCCCAACCTGCGATTTTTCAAACTAAAG CTCATTTCCAGGAATTCCATGGTACCAAGAGTGCATTTCTGGGAATCAATAGACCGTGATGTCTGTCTCTTCCAGAACGTTGAAGTAGTTGGTTTGTTCGACTTCACTGGCTCCTTTGCGGAGTTTGGCTTCTTGAAACTTTTACTTGAAGATGCACCAGTGTTAAGAAAAGTGGGAATAATCGACAAGGGATTGGACAGAACTGTCCTAAAAAATCTCCTGAAGCTGAGAAGAGCATCAAAGGATGCAGAAATATTGATTCTTGAGGCTTGTTTCCCCCACTAG